A window from Deinococcus malanensis encodes these proteins:
- the coaBC gene encoding bifunctional phosphopantothenoylcysteine decarboxylase/phosphopantothenate--cysteine ligase CoaBC: MTLEQAQAPAIKTVLVIVGGSMAAVKAPSVLRRLREGGVQVQVIATRASLAFITELSLATAADGPVATDQTWFAARPDAQHLTLARADAVVIVGASAELMAGAAGGHAADLALATLLSVTGAVLWVPAMNERMWRHPAVQGNADRLREWGHHFLGPETGAFGTRGEGSGVGRMAEPEDIAAATLALLAPPRAARQDLAGVKVVVSAGPTREYLDPVRFISNPSSGKMGFAVAEEARDRGAQVTLVTGPVALPDPVGMDVVRIESALELRDAVVRAAGEADLVVMTAAVADYRAASAATEKQAKVAGDVTIHLTPNPDILAELGRDKGRRVLIGFAMETHAGVERAALKAQRKNANFILLNYPTRAGTAFGGDNNEVTLVRPDGTSQAWPRLSKREVARRLLDEARPLLPVLSH, encoded by the coding sequence GTGACTCTTGAGCAAGCTCAGGCCCCGGCCATAAAGACCGTGCTGGTAATCGTGGGAGGCAGCATGGCAGCGGTGAAGGCGCCTTCCGTGCTGCGCCGACTGCGGGAAGGGGGCGTTCAGGTGCAGGTGATTGCCACCCGCGCCTCGCTGGCCTTTATCACTGAGCTCAGCCTGGCCACTGCGGCCGATGGGCCCGTGGCCACCGATCAGACCTGGTTTGCCGCGCGCCCGGACGCCCAGCACCTCACACTTGCCCGGGCCGACGCCGTGGTGATCGTGGGCGCGTCCGCCGAGCTGATGGCTGGGGCGGCGGGCGGGCACGCCGCCGACCTGGCGCTGGCCACCCTGCTCAGTGTGACGGGGGCGGTGCTGTGGGTTCCGGCCATGAACGAACGGATGTGGCGCCACCCGGCGGTGCAGGGCAATGCCGACCGTCTGCGCGAATGGGGCCACCACTTCCTTGGCCCAGAGACGGGTGCTTTCGGAACGCGTGGGGAGGGCAGTGGGGTGGGCCGCATGGCGGAACCTGAAGACATCGCTGCAGCCACCCTGGCCCTGCTCGCCCCTCCCCGGGCGGCCAGACAGGACCTGGCAGGTGTCAAGGTCGTGGTCTCTGCCGGACCCACCCGCGAATACCTTGACCCGGTGCGCTTTATCAGCAATCCCAGCAGCGGCAAGATGGGCTTTGCTGTGGCCGAGGAAGCCCGGGACCGTGGCGCGCAGGTGACCCTCGTGACCGGTCCGGTCGCCCTTCCCGATCCTGTGGGGATGGACGTGGTGCGCATCGAAAGCGCTCTGGAACTGCGTGACGCTGTCGTGAGGGCGGCAGGTGAGGCAGACCTCGTGGTCATGACCGCCGCTGTGGCCGACTACCGGGCAGCCAGCGCGGCCACCGAGAAACAGGCCAAGGTGGCGGGCGACGTGACCATTCACCTGACTCCCAACCCGGACATCCTGGCCGAGCTGGGCCGCGACAAGGGCAGGCGTGTCCTGATCGGCTTTGCCATGGAGACGCATGCCGGGGTCGAGCGGGCAGCCCTGAAGGCGCAGCGCAAGAATGCGAATTTCATCCTGCTCAATTACCCCACCCGCGCGGGCACCGCGTTTGGCGGCGACAACAATGAAGTCACGCTGGTGCGCCCCGACGGCACCTCACAGGCCTGGCCCCGCCTGAGCAAGCGGGAGGTGGCCCGGCGGCTTCTGGACGAGGCTCGGCCACTGCTTCCCGTCCTCAGTCATTGA
- the argR gene encoding arginine repressor, with product MVSKELSKEQRQKRIQDIIARESISTQGELVERLRADNIQVTQATISRDINELRLVRLPIGKGRHRYALAQMTGHTDVEEELGRLFQNFVHDVDRGENMLVIRTADGHATGVALLLDRLRRDDIVGTLAGEDTIFVVARTTLEAEALMEEFHALMLG from the coding sequence GTGGTCAGCAAGGAACTCAGCAAAGAGCAGCGGCAGAAACGTATTCAGGACATTATCGCCCGGGAGAGCATCAGCACCCAGGGCGAGCTTGTCGAGCGCCTGCGTGCCGACAACATCCAGGTCACGCAGGCCACCATCAGCCGCGACATCAACGAACTTAGGCTGGTGCGCCTGCCTATCGGCAAGGGCCGTCACCGCTACGCCCTGGCCCAGATGACGGGCCACACCGACGTCGAAGAGGAGCTCGGGCGCCTGTTCCAGAATTTCGTGCACGATGTGGACCGTGGTGAGAACATGCTGGTCATCCGCACGGCCGACGGGCACGCCACCGGTGTGGCCCTGCTGCTCGACCGCCTGCGCCGTGACGATATCGTGGGCACCCTGGCCGGCGAGGACACCATTTTCGTGGTGGCGCGCACCACCCTGGAAGCTGAAGCCCTGATGGAGGAATTCCACGCCCTGATGCTCGGATAG
- a CDS encoding sensor histidine kinase translates to MVSLRWRLTLFYTALLAVLLTVVAVAALYMMRTSLIRGLDRELQDTYSSFTAVASALNLGNADAPVVRDASGQPIILRYQFPSSSIQVEELSFYDLQGLTTELQVARTAPERTRLLNFLRALMNASRQVIAIDPMQPIRLDDQALTRLIEAPDRRLLMNLQVKETFKKAPTLMRVLVRLEPVQLHPAPLGSPEDSSQTLAVTYVGRSLDEITDTLAQLRSVIMLLFLAGLASAGTGAYLLAGQALSPLRQVQRAAERIGGQNLGERVPEPQTDDEVQALAQALNGMLGRLEQSFESQRRFTSDASHELRTPVTAISGHASYLLRRTNPTGQQAESLRIIQSESERLTNLIASLLQLARSDSGALVLNRAPIFSSLFLGEISRELAPLAQAQQTTLEVAGQDVPFEGDPDRLRQVVINLVGNALKAGARTVTLRSSLEEDGAQVHLRVQDDGPGIPEDQLERLFDRFYRLEDSRSRDQGGAGLGLSIAKGIVDAHGGRIWLESTLGQGTTAHVVLPVGNVPVLDEDDVP, encoded by the coding sequence GTGGTAAGCCTGCGCTGGCGCCTGACGCTGTTCTATACAGCGCTGCTGGCGGTGCTGCTGACCGTGGTGGCCGTCGCGGCGCTGTATATGATGCGCACCAGCTTGATCCGGGGCCTGGACCGCGAGTTGCAGGACACCTACAGCAGCTTCACGGCGGTGGCCTCGGCCCTGAACCTGGGCAATGCCGACGCTCCGGTGGTCCGGGACGCCAGCGGCCAGCCCATCATTCTGCGCTACCAGTTTCCATCCTCGTCCATTCAGGTCGAGGAACTGTCGTTCTACGATCTGCAGGGCCTGACCACCGAGTTGCAGGTGGCGCGCACGGCCCCGGAGCGCACCCGGTTGCTGAACTTTCTGCGGGCCCTGATGAATGCCAGCCGCCAAGTCATTGCCATTGACCCCATGCAGCCCATCCGCCTGGACGATCAGGCGCTCACCCGGCTGATCGAGGCCCCGGACAGGCGGCTGCTGATGAACCTGCAGGTCAAGGAGACGTTCAAGAAAGCCCCGACCCTGATGCGGGTTCTGGTACGGCTGGAGCCGGTTCAGTTGCATCCGGCGCCGCTGGGCAGTCCAGAGGACAGCAGCCAGACGCTGGCGGTGACCTATGTCGGCCGGAGCCTCGACGAGATCACCGATACCCTGGCCCAGCTCCGCAGCGTGATCATGCTGCTGTTCCTGGCTGGACTGGCCTCGGCCGGCACCGGAGCCTACCTGCTGGCCGGGCAGGCCCTGAGTCCCCTGAGGCAGGTTCAGCGCGCGGCGGAACGGATCGGTGGTCAGAACCTCGGCGAGCGGGTTCCGGAACCGCAGACCGACGATGAGGTCCAGGCCCTGGCGCAGGCGCTCAACGGGATGCTGGGCCGCCTGGAGCAGAGCTTCGAATCGCAGCGGCGCTTTACCAGCGACGCCAGCCATGAGCTGCGTACGCCGGTGACCGCCATCAGCGGCCACGCGAGTTATCTGCTGCGGCGCACCAACCCCACGGGGCAGCAGGCCGAAAGCCTCCGGATTATCCAGAGCGAATCCGAGCGCCTGACCAACCTGATCGCCAGCCTGTTGCAGCTGGCCCGCTCGGACAGTGGAGCCCTGGTGCTGAACAGGGCGCCTATTTTCTCCAGCCTGTTTCTTGGTGAGATCTCCCGGGAACTGGCTCCGCTGGCGCAGGCGCAGCAGACCACCCTGGAAGTGGCTGGCCAGGACGTGCCCTTCGAGGGAGATCCGGACCGGCTAAGGCAGGTGGTCATCAATCTGGTCGGCAACGCGCTGAAAGCCGGGGCGCGGACCGTGACGCTGCGCAGCAGTCTGGAGGAGGACGGAGCCCAGGTTCATCTGCGGGTACAGGACGATGGCCCGGGCATTCCAGAGGATCAACTGGAGCGTCTCTTCGACCGCTTCTACCGCCTGGAGGACAGCCGCAGCCGCGATCAGGGCGGCGCCGGGCTGGGGCTGAGCATTGCCAAGGGCATCGTGGACGCCCACGGTGGGCGCATCTGGCTGGAAAGCACCCTGGGCCAGGGCACCACGGCGCACGTGGTGCTGCCGGTCGGCAACGTGCCAGTGCTGGACGAGGACGACGTCCCGTAA
- a CDS encoding response regulator transcription factor — protein MERKPLVLVIEDEKDIARFIELELAAEGYATEVAFDGVTGLSKFREVNPDLVILDLMLPVLDGLEVARRIRKTSNTPIIILTAKDGIQDKVEGLDSGADDYLIKPFSIEELLARVRAHLRRVNPAVTGEVRVADLVMNLDGREIFRGGRRVELSAKEFELLELLARNPGKVFSRFEIEEKVWPEYTGGSNVVDVYIGYLRRKLEEGGERRLIHTVRGVGYVLREE, from the coding sequence ATGGAACGCAAACCGCTCGTTCTCGTTATTGAGGATGAAAAAGACATTGCCCGCTTTATCGAGCTGGAACTTGCCGCCGAAGGCTACGCCACGGAGGTGGCCTTCGATGGTGTGACCGGCCTGTCGAAATTTCGTGAAGTCAACCCCGATCTGGTCATTCTGGACCTGATGCTGCCTGTGCTCGATGGTCTGGAAGTGGCGCGCCGTATCCGCAAGACCAGCAACACCCCGATCATCATTCTGACTGCTAAGGACGGCATTCAGGACAAGGTCGAGGGCCTGGACTCCGGTGCCGACGATTACCTGATCAAGCCGTTTTCCATCGAAGAACTGCTGGCCCGCGTGCGCGCCCACCTGAGGCGCGTGAACCCGGCTGTGACCGGTGAGGTCCGTGTGGCCGACCTGGTCATGAACCTCGACGGCCGCGAGATCTTCCGTGGAGGCCGCCGCGTGGAACTGTCGGCCAAGGAGTTCGAGCTGCTGGAACTGCTGGCCCGCAACCCGGGCAAGGTGTTCTCGCGGTTTGAGATCGAGGAAAAAGTCTGGCCGGAGTACACTGGGGGCAGCAACGTGGTGGACGTGTATATCGGGTACCTGCGCCGCAAGCTCGAAGAGGGCGGGGAGCGCCGCCTGATCCATACGGTCCGTGGTGTCGGGTACGTGCTGCGCGAAGAATAA
- a CDS encoding adenylate/guanylate cyclase domain-containing protein — MRELLLPLPAPQELESIQACLVMVDLVGSTVIAHRLPLSHYMALMTEFVQVMILSFEASGGEVLQHQGDAVLALWPADRTAHAARAALQAHERAARIGLAEMLGLPLQLRAGVAVGEVITGVVGGQPSAYGLPVNYARRLCEASQPGETLACGGVLRRLEPAQQGGAQRRLELQGFGQDCMAHTLIPLPARRTA, encoded by the coding sequence ATGCGTGAACTGCTGCTGCCCCTCCCTGCACCCCAGGAACTGGAAAGTATTCAGGCCTGCCTGGTGATGGTGGATCTGGTTGGCAGTACGGTCATCGCGCACCGTTTGCCCCTATCGCATTACATGGCCCTGATGACCGAATTCGTGCAGGTGATGATTCTCAGTTTCGAGGCCTCAGGCGGCGAGGTGCTGCAACATCAGGGTGACGCCGTGCTGGCGCTCTGGCCGGCTGACCGGACCGCCCATGCGGCCCGGGCGGCGCTGCAGGCCCATGAACGTGCAGCCCGGATCGGTCTGGCCGAAATGCTGGGATTGCCGCTGCAGTTGCGGGCCGGCGTAGCGGTGGGGGAAGTGATTACCGGCGTCGTGGGAGGGCAGCCCAGTGCCTACGGCCTACCGGTCAACTATGCGCGCCGCCTGTGCGAAGCCAGCCAACCTGGGGAAACGCTGGCCTGTGGCGGTGTGCTGCGGCGTCTTGAGCCCGCACAGCAGGGCGGAGCGCAGCGCAGGCTGGAATTACAGGGCTTCGGGCAGGATTGCATGGCCCATACCCTGATTCCTCTGCCTGCCCGCCGCACCGCCTGA
- the mqnP gene encoding menaquinone biosynthesis prenyltransferase MqnP, with amino-acid sequence MSAAPSLKTYLDLVKFEHTVFALPFAYAGMLLASMQSSGNGWPGWHTLLWVTLAMAAARTAAMGANRVIDRYIDARNPRTAGREVPAGKVSPAQAWVLVGVSLVVMALAAAQLNPLCLALMPLAVVFLIGYPYTKRFTWLCHAWLGITDGAAAAGGWIAVTGEFAPGAWALWAVVIFWMIGLDVIYATMDHDFDVRNGIRSIPVRFGIARALQIAAASHALTFALLLLVGVVTGASAWYFLAALAMGAILLYEHRIVNPQDLTRANVAFFDANMWLALTMLAGVIVDVAWRTLT; translated from the coding sequence ATGAGTGCCGCCCCGAGTTTGAAAACTTATCTGGATCTGGTGAAGTTCGAACACACCGTGTTTGCGCTGCCGTTCGCCTACGCCGGAATGCTGCTGGCCAGCATGCAAAGCAGCGGAAACGGCTGGCCAGGCTGGCACACGCTGCTGTGGGTCACGCTGGCCATGGCCGCTGCCCGCACTGCTGCAATGGGCGCCAACCGGGTCATTGACCGCTATATCGATGCAAGAAATCCCCGCACGGCAGGGCGGGAAGTGCCTGCTGGCAAAGTGAGCCCAGCGCAGGCCTGGGTGCTGGTCGGGGTGAGCCTGGTGGTGATGGCTCTGGCGGCCGCGCAGCTTAATCCGCTCTGTCTGGCCCTGATGCCCCTGGCGGTCGTCTTCCTGATCGGCTACCCGTACACCAAGCGCTTCACGTGGCTATGTCATGCCTGGCTGGGCATCACCGACGGTGCAGCGGCGGCCGGGGGCTGGATCGCCGTGACCGGCGAGTTCGCCCCTGGGGCCTGGGCTTTATGGGCTGTGGTGATCTTCTGGATGATCGGCCTGGACGTGATCTACGCGACCATGGACCACGATTTCGATGTCAGGAATGGGATCAGAAGCATTCCGGTCCGCTTTGGGATCGCGCGCGCCCTGCAGATCGCGGCGGCCAGCCATGCATTGACCTTTGCGCTGCTGCTGCTGGTGGGCGTGGTGACTGGCGCCAGCGCCTGGTACTTCCTAGCGGCCCTGGCTATGGGGGCCATCCTGCTGTACGAGCACCGCATCGTGAACCCGCAGGACCTGACCCGCGCAAATGTGGCTTTTTTCGACGCCAACATGTGGCTGGCACTGACCATGCTGGCCGGGGTGATCGTGGATGTGGCGTGGCGGACGCTGACCTGA